A window of the Lagopus muta isolate bLagMut1 chromosome 1, bLagMut1 primary, whole genome shotgun sequence genome harbors these coding sequences:
- the DLEU7 gene encoding leukemia-associated protein 7, protein MAGPAALLESLGHQAEALRTLRAVWGGREDGAATHPPCILPQPSQVQSDGTGRHGPAWPSSGGKTEVAGLGWVWELEKAERKAPGKSPEEEEEGGGLTPVSLEEPRPQQQLQLRLRRPETLREKALCSKLSRVVDATTRLVTAEQTFLLPLVQQHPFPLHPKDSIEFRNICTHMALQREGQQFEKDLHEAHQCLKMIIEKHICSLAVFPSESYIPVRSALRQILQNLLAM, encoded by the exons ATGGCTGGCCCGGCTGCTCTGCTCGAGTCCCTCGGGCACCAGGCAGAGGCTCTCCGCACACTCCGGGCAGTGTGGGGAGGCAGGGAAGATGGTGCAGCTACCCACCCTCCCTGCATCCTCCCACAGCCTTCCCAGGTCCAAAGTGATGGCACCGGCCGGCATGGCCCAGCCTGGCCCAGCTCAGGAGGGAAAACAGAGGTGGCTGGGCTTGGCTGGGTCTGGGagctggagaaagcagagagaaaagcccCGGGGAAAAGtcctgaggaagaagaggagggtGGAGGCCTAACTCCCGTCAGCCTAGAGGAGCCCCGGCCACAGCAGCAGTTGCAGCTCAGGTTGAGGAGGCCTGAGACGCTGAGAGAGAAGGCTCTGTGCAGCAAGCTGTCCCGAGTAGTTGATGCAACCACCCGGCTTGTAACAGCAGAGCAGACCTTCCTGCTCCCCCTTGTACAGCAGCATCCTTTTCCTCTCCACCCAAAA gatAGCATTGAGTTTAGAAACATCTGTACTCACATGGCTTTACAAAGAGAGGGACAGCAATTTGAGAAAGACTTGCATGAAGCACACCAGTGTCTGAAGATGATCATCGAGAAGCATATTTGTTCACTGGCAGTTTTCCCCTCAGAATCCTATATCCCAGTCCGATCTGCTCTGAGACAAATCCTGCAAAATCTCCTGGCAATGTGA